From a single Solenopsis invicta isolate M01_SB chromosome 4, UNIL_Sinv_3.0, whole genome shotgun sequence genomic region:
- the LOC105194929 gene encoding uncharacterized protein LOC105194929 — protein sequence MLPTLNELNSNMHSYALSHTPKSSLKINEHDLKFLALEAPKNVETRDSMLNYILPEEHKSGLKSIQNSFADYALPVKLKHGWPLQQFSQPETSLGYAPLSLAGKTKLVLPNIPIAPISWPIEIESDIPAMLPLKSITMSDAVTENKLPLGINLPVDFTASMPNSLTSSTPNGISGSITGGISTSIPGGMTADIPASMPTLNLGQSLHHVAQLRQTQEARDPWYPTGILVLY from the exons ATGCTTCCTACCCTGAACGAATTGAATAGCAACATGCACAGCTATGCGCTTTCACACACGCCAAAAAGCAGTCTCAAGATCAACGAGCATGACTTAAAATTCTTAGCGTTGGAAGCGCCGAAGAACGTTGAAACCCGAGACTCCATGTTGAATTACATTCTCCCCGAAGAGCATAAGAGCGGACTGAAAAGCATTCAGAACTCCTTTGCGGACTACGCGCTGCCCGTGAAACTTAAACACGGCTGGCCTTTGCAGCAATTCTCACAGCCGGAAACATCACTCGGCTATGCTCCGCTGTCTTTGGCTGGAAAGACGAAACTCGTTTTACCAAATATACCCATCGCACCCATTTCTTGGCCAATAGAAATTGAAAGCGACATTCCCGCAATGCTACCATTGAAATCTATAACAATGTCCGACGCTGTAACAGAGAACAAGTTGCCGCTCG gCATTAACTTACCTGTGGACTTTACGGCAAGCATGCCAAATAGTCTGACTTCAAGTACACCCAATGGTATATCTGGAAGCATAACTGGTGGCATATCAACGAGCATACCTGGTGGCATGACAGCGGACATACCTGCAAGCATGCCAACTTTGAACCTCGGGCAAAGTTTACATCACGTGGCACAATTACGACAAACTCAAGAGGCAAGAGATCCGTGGTACCCCACAGGTATCTTAGTTCTATACTAA